Genomic DNA from Bacteroidota bacterium:
CCGGCATCCAACTCCTCTGCAGCAATTCGTTCTCCCCGAATTACATCTTGCGTGAATACAGCAGCGCCTAATCCGAATACAGAATCATTGGCAAGACGAATTGCATCCGCTTCGTCCTTCGCGCTTATGATGGCTGCAACCGGACCGAATAGTTCTTCGTCGTACGCGGGCATTCCTTTCTTCACATTCGTCAGCACAGTCGGCGGATAGAAGGCACCTTTGCTGTCGGGGATTTCTCCGCCGCAAAGGAGTGTTGCGCCTTTCTCGATGCTCTTGCGGACTTGTTCGTGCAACTCATCCCGCAAATCATGCCGCGCCATCGGGCCGACGGTGACGGTTGGATCGAGTGGGTCGCCTATCTTCTGTGCCATCATCTTCTCAACAAACATCTCTTCAAATTTCTTCTTCAACGGTTCGACGACAATGAACCGCTTTGCCGCAATGCAACTCTCTCCATTATTGATGAGCCGGGATGCAACACATGTCGAGACTGCGTGTTCAAGGTTCGCATCTTCCAGCACAACGTACGGGTCGCTGCCGCCGAGTTCCAGCACGGATTTCTTCATCATCTCTCCGGCTTTTGCCGCGACAGCTTTGCCTGCCGCCGTACTTCCGGTTATCGTCACGGCTTTCACCAGCGGATGTTCGATGAGTGTGTTGACTCGATTCGACTTCAGTAGAAGTGTTGTGAACAATCCCTCCGGCAATCCCGCATCACGAAATATCCTCTCAATCTCCAATGCACATCCCGAAACATTTGATGCGTGCTTGAGGACGACGGCATTTCCTGCCATCAGTGCCGGAGCCGCTGCACGAAACACTTGCCAGAAAGGAAAATTCCACGGCATGATAGCGAGCAGAATGCCGAGCGGTTGAAACGTTACGAAGCTCTTCGACGCGTCCGTGGAAACAGTTTCCGGCGAGAGAAATGCTTCTGCATACTCAGCGTAGTAGTCGCAAACCCACGCGCATTTCGCGGCTTCCGCAATGCCTTGTGCAAAGGGCTTGCCCATTTCACGTGCCATCAATCCGGCACAATCCTGTTGGCGGGAACGGAGGGCAGAAGCCGCCGCTTGTAGAATGTTTCCCCGTTCAGAAAAGCCTATCCGGCGCCAGGATTGCTGTGCCGCGTTGGCAGTTGTGAGACGTTGTTGAATGTATGATTCAGTGTGTGCTTCGTATGTTCGGATTAATTCCCCCGTAGCGGGGTTGATGGATTCAAATGACATCAGAGTTCTCCTTTGGTCTGTCTATACTGTAATGATAGAAAAATCGCCGTTCAGTTTCCGATCTTCGCAAAATTGGGAAGTGGTTACCAGGAATAGGACAGGAAGTAGCGGGGATTTGCCAATTTATGCGCTCTTTGCAAGGGACAAATGGCACGTAAGATGCAGATTGTAGTTCAATATTCAAATTCATACTTTTTGTACGACATCAGTTCCCTTCCGCTCATTACTTACCGAAAGGATACGCATCA
This window encodes:
- a CDS encoding NAD-dependent succinate-semialdehyde dehydrogenase; the encoded protein is MSFESINPATGELIRTYEAHTESYIQQRLTTANAAQQSWRRIGFSERGNILQAAASALRSRQQDCAGLMAREMGKPFAQGIAEAAKCAWVCDYYAEYAEAFLSPETVSTDASKSFVTFQPLGILLAIMPWNFPFWQVFRAAAPALMAGNAVVLKHASNVSGCALEIERIFRDAGLPEGLFTTLLLKSNRVNTLIEHPLVKAVTITGSTAAGKAVAAKAGEMMKKSVLELGGSDPYVVLEDANLEHAVSTCVASRLINNGESCIAAKRFIVVEPLKKKFEEMFVEKMMAQKIGDPLDPTVTVGPMARHDLRDELHEQVRKSIEKGATLLCGGEIPDSKGAFYPPTVLTNVKKGMPAYDEELFGPVAAIISAKDEADAIRLANDSVFGLGAAVFTQDVIRGERIAAEELDAGCCFVNGMVKSDPRLPFGGIKESGCGRELGVFGIREFVNVKTVWVK